One genomic segment of Labrus bergylta chromosome 17, fLabBer1.1, whole genome shotgun sequence includes these proteins:
- the il1b gene encoding interleukin-1 beta isoform X1 — protein sequence MSGFHLFQALPDGSSDFDDKPATPANMEQDVQYKPLRLEDGLELVVSHNKKSMQYVATLILAVNRLKKPPTHCSIELCSDILDCLVEETIVKTIVNFDAKNAKYIRSDSETQFALNDISNKSIILDSGVMKLQAVTLQGGDGDCRVNFKLSKFYTFPAVSCETVLLSINKYNLSSSVNGGNAELTLEMCSEENLKNINNDMKLQRFLFYKRAEGTHTTFESVSCPGWFISTDEEEHLSVDMCRLDAQRNRNFIMT from the exons ATGTCTGGCTTTCACCTTTTTCAAGCTCTGCCTGATGG CTCATCAGACTTTGATGACAAGCCAGCTACCCCAGCTAACATGGAG caggATGTTCAGTATAAACCCTTAAGACTGGAGGACGGGCTGGAGCTGGTGGTTTCTCACAACAAAAAATCCATGCAATATGTCGCTACCCTGATATTGGCGGTGAACAGGTTGAAAAAGCCGCCGACTCACTGCAGCATCGAGCTCTGCAGCGACATCTTGGATTGCCTGGTGGAGG AAACAATTGTGAAGACGATCGTGAACTTCGATGCGAAGAACGCAAAATACATCCGTTCCGACAGTGAGACTCAGTTCGCTCTGAACgacatttcaaacaaaagcaTCATCCTCGACTCTGGAGTGATGAAACTGCAGGCCGTCACTCTGCAGGGAGGCGACGGGGACTGCAGAG TGAATTTTAAACTGTCAAAGTTCTACACTTTTCCTGCCGTGAGCTGTGAGACTGTCCTGCTCTCAATCAACAAATACAACCTCTCCTCCTCCGTGAATGGAGGGAATGCCGAGCTTACTCTGGAG ATGTGTTCTGAGGAGAACCTGAAGAACATCAACAACGACATGAAATTGCAACGTTTCCTTTTCTACAAGAGGGCCGAGGGAACACATACGACCTTTGAGTCGGTCAGTTGCCCCGGCTGGTTCATCAGCACCGATGAAGAAGAACACCTGTCTGTGGATATGTGCAGACTGGATGCACAACGTAACAGAAACTTCATAAtgacataa
- the il1b gene encoding interleukin-1 beta isoform X2 — protein sequence MSGFHLFQALPDGSSDFDDKPATPANMEDVQYKPLRLEDGLELVVSHNKKSMQYVATLILAVNRLKKPPTHCSIELCSDILDCLVEETIVKTIVNFDAKNAKYIRSDSETQFALNDISNKSIILDSGVMKLQAVTLQGGDGDCRVNFKLSKFYTFPAVSCETVLLSINKYNLSSSVNGGNAELTLEMCSEENLKNINNDMKLQRFLFYKRAEGTHTTFESVSCPGWFISTDEEEHLSVDMCRLDAQRNRNFIMT from the exons ATGTCTGGCTTTCACCTTTTTCAAGCTCTGCCTGATGG CTCATCAGACTTTGATGACAAGCCAGCTACCCCAGCTAACATGGAG gATGTTCAGTATAAACCCTTAAGACTGGAGGACGGGCTGGAGCTGGTGGTTTCTCACAACAAAAAATCCATGCAATATGTCGCTACCCTGATATTGGCGGTGAACAGGTTGAAAAAGCCGCCGACTCACTGCAGCATCGAGCTCTGCAGCGACATCTTGGATTGCCTGGTGGAGG AAACAATTGTGAAGACGATCGTGAACTTCGATGCGAAGAACGCAAAATACATCCGTTCCGACAGTGAGACTCAGTTCGCTCTGAACgacatttcaaacaaaagcaTCATCCTCGACTCTGGAGTGATGAAACTGCAGGCCGTCACTCTGCAGGGAGGCGACGGGGACTGCAGAG TGAATTTTAAACTGTCAAAGTTCTACACTTTTCCTGCCGTGAGCTGTGAGACTGTCCTGCTCTCAATCAACAAATACAACCTCTCCTCCTCCGTGAATGGAGGGAATGCCGAGCTTACTCTGGAG ATGTGTTCTGAGGAGAACCTGAAGAACATCAACAACGACATGAAATTGCAACGTTTCCTTTTCTACAAGAGGGCCGAGGGAACACATACGACCTTTGAGTCGGTCAGTTGCCCCGGCTGGTTCATCAGCACCGATGAAGAAGAACACCTGTCTGTGGATATGTGCAGACTGGATGCACAACGTAACAGAAACTTCATAAtgacataa